One Tunturibacter gelidoferens genomic region harbors:
- a CDS encoding alpha/beta hydrolase family protein, which translates to MATRHSATRHSATRNSATRNFKTISSLLAICAGLSSAGLMAQGAPERTLDEIKVEAVHRAEVGGYPLIGLDPNDVREAFKSIHTRDKDEWAEGFMGVADRYMAEGKSLEKTDPAKANADYIRAWHLYFFGRWPTDSSPKKKLSYAKGIEAFLAHARMMDPPVEVVHIPFEGKEIIGYLRLPKGATGRIPMVIAVNGLDSRKEDLTESFSAILPYGIGYIAVDGPGTGQSPVKASPTADRALSKVLDYLATRPEVDSHRIAMHGVSWGAYWGTKMAILEKDRLKCVSVQSPPTDLFFQRDFIVNSLVGNREYLFDQMPALMSIFDNVTTLDQVVDEFSKMSLVNQHLLGKPTAPMLILAGTKDTQVPIADVYKLLDSGDVPKEAWINPQGGHLGRQVGVWPDPRIFKQVILPWLDRNLKANP; encoded by the coding sequence GTGGCAACCAGGCACTCGGCGACCAGGCACTCGGCAACCAGGAACTCGGCAACCAGGAACTTCAAGACCATCTCATCATTACTCGCCATCTGCGCCGGGCTCTCTTCAGCCGGCCTCATGGCTCAGGGAGCGCCGGAGCGTACCTTGGACGAGATCAAGGTTGAGGCCGTCCATCGTGCAGAAGTCGGCGGATATCCTCTCATCGGCCTCGATCCCAACGACGTCCGCGAGGCCTTCAAGTCCATCCACACCCGCGACAAGGATGAGTGGGCCGAAGGCTTCATGGGCGTCGCCGACCGCTACATGGCCGAAGGCAAAAGCCTCGAAAAGACCGATCCAGCCAAGGCCAACGCCGATTACATACGCGCCTGGCATCTCTACTTCTTTGGCCGATGGCCTACCGACTCGTCCCCCAAGAAAAAACTCTCTTATGCCAAAGGCATCGAAGCGTTTCTTGCTCATGCTCGCATGATGGATCCACCCGTCGAAGTCGTTCACATTCCCTTCGAAGGCAAGGAGATCATCGGCTACCTGCGGCTGCCCAAAGGCGCCACCGGCCGCATCCCCATGGTCATCGCCGTCAACGGACTCGATAGCCGCAAGGAAGATCTCACCGAGAGCTTCTCCGCCATTTTGCCCTACGGTATTGGCTACATTGCAGTCGACGGCCCTGGCACCGGCCAATCTCCCGTCAAAGCCAGTCCAACTGCAGACCGCGCCCTCTCAAAGGTCCTCGACTACCTCGCCACCCGGCCCGAGGTCGACTCCCATCGCATCGCCATGCATGGCGTCAGTTGGGGAGCTTATTGGGGCACCAAGATGGCAATCCTCGAGAAAGATCGCCTCAAGTGCGTCAGCGTCCAATCCCCGCCCACCGACCTCTTCTTCCAGAGAGACTTTATCGTGAACTCTCTGGTAGGCAACCGCGAGTATCTCTTCGATCAGATGCCCGCCCTGATGTCCATCTTCGATAATGTAACTACATTGGATCAGGTGGTCGACGAGTTCTCCAAGATGTCTCTGGTCAACCAGCATCTGCTGGGCAAGCCAACCGCGCCCATGCTGATTCTCGCGGGCACCAAAGACACCCAGGTGCCGATCGCCGATGTCTATAAGCTCCTCGACAGCGGCGATGTCCCGAAGGAAGCCTGGATCAATCCTCAGGGAGGCCACCTCGGCCGCCAGGTAGGAGTCTGGCCTGATCCCCGCATCTTCAAACAGGTCATCCTTCCATGGCTCGATCGAAATCTCAAAGCCAACCCATAA
- a CDS encoding TonB-dependent receptor yields MNFHRAASLVTRSMQGAAVALAVPVLFLSLSVSAGAQTNTGRILGDVSDSSGALVSGAKVTITDVQRGTTRSLVTSQAGEYVAPDLLPGIYSVRVEAPTFKATERTNVQIEVASDAQVDFVLQTGAASETVTVTMQVPLINTTSSSLGGTLGNKEINDLPLNGRNYENLLQLRPGIVRYPGGGFSTTSTNGLRAEDNAYIIDGLFNSEPFSGQSIINGAGIAGDSATILPVDAIQEFNLIENPPAEYGWKPGAMVNVALKSGTNTLHGTAYAFGRNTPMDARNYFNPIAGGPKNPRSLEQFGGTAGGPIVKDKLFYFGGYERQTYQVASISQLNTPVTVSLNGDPKNSVVDAIAGVQAAGIVPSTPSLTIGGCTVGPPIVCNGTGFPTNNGTNAAGPTFINYGLPNDVTTDNAVAKVDYQINQRHSINGLYFFGNNNGTVSDANQLQTKWLTQIHTRAQVVGASWTWILNPRWLNEARFGYNTVYQPTFVNDRDKPASSYGLNTGVTNPLYFGLPRVNISDFFPALNELGGFNWPKIQGPDRRFQFIDHVSYTVGKHAYKFGGEIHRDSFTGGAYAGSRGRIKFGFGTDAFPGATPLEDFFAGVPASGSLLSGDPTRQIHNWGFAGFGQDDWRLTKNLTFNLGLRYELNTVVKEANNLLGNFDPSVGLVQVGKGISGPYNGEHYNFAPRVGFAWDIGGNGRTVLRGGAGLIYETVNWESFLALNNSLGISTIPTGAMGVGPNGGQGTGSIAVGTVNFTGSALNWNAGYNSGPSTVFPTGVINCGANPCSILGMVQNFRTPQVYSWNINVQHSFRPDLVLEAAYVGNHGQKLVGIHDINQNVPSADFNHDEQSGRPFNALYPYLSFIYQMGNIYRSNYDGLQMTMTARNYHHFTAVAGYTYSHSLDNVGANWDFGAGSGIPQDSTHPQREYASSDFDIRHRFTLTTTYAIPGRKSFLQALEGWQVNSIISLYGAQPWGPIDTGNDFSQTGEGVDRWDFFGNPRDFKSGGAVGTPYLAGADAVNDPVCMAHARSITTLGIGGCYRSGNSVMTPAALGTFGTMGRNTFRDTGYKNWDFSVDKNWHFHDRYAAQFRAELFNFTNHPNFANPFGGQNGWGHNDPSVPGQFGCGCATPDVAASNPVIGSGGSRAVQLGLKLSF; encoded by the coding sequence ATGAACTTTCACAGAGCAGCCAGCCTTGTAACCAGATCGATGCAAGGGGCCGCTGTCGCCCTCGCGGTCCCGGTGTTGTTCCTGTCTCTCTCCGTTTCCGCAGGTGCCCAGACAAACACTGGCCGCATCCTCGGCGACGTCAGTGATTCCTCGGGAGCGCTGGTCAGCGGGGCAAAGGTTACAATTACGGATGTGCAGCGGGGAACCACGCGCTCTCTGGTCACCTCTCAGGCTGGTGAGTATGTGGCGCCGGATCTGCTTCCCGGAATCTACTCGGTGCGTGTCGAAGCTCCGACCTTCAAAGCCACAGAGCGCACCAATGTTCAGATCGAAGTTGCTTCCGACGCCCAGGTAGATTTCGTTCTACAAACAGGAGCGGCCTCGGAGACAGTCACGGTCACGATGCAGGTGCCGCTGATCAACACGACTTCTTCAAGTCTCGGGGGCACCTTGGGAAACAAGGAGATCAATGATCTCCCGCTCAATGGTCGCAACTACGAAAATCTTCTCCAGCTTCGTCCCGGCATCGTGCGTTATCCCGGCGGCGGCTTCTCTACTACCAGCACCAACGGCCTGCGCGCTGAAGATAACGCCTACATCATCGACGGACTGTTCAACAGCGAGCCGTTCTCCGGCCAAAGCATCATCAATGGAGCTGGTATCGCGGGAGACTCCGCAACCATCCTCCCCGTCGATGCGATTCAGGAGTTCAACCTCATCGAGAATCCGCCGGCGGAGTACGGCTGGAAGCCCGGCGCCATGGTCAACGTCGCGCTCAAATCCGGCACCAACACACTTCACGGTACAGCCTATGCCTTCGGCCGAAACACTCCGATGGATGCGCGCAACTACTTCAATCCCATTGCAGGAGGGCCGAAGAATCCCCGCAGCCTGGAGCAGTTCGGCGGGACCGCGGGAGGCCCGATCGTCAAGGACAAATTGTTCTACTTCGGCGGATATGAGCGGCAGACCTATCAGGTGGCAAGTATCAGCCAGTTGAACACTCCGGTCACGGTCTCACTTAATGGCGACCCGAAGAACAGTGTTGTCGACGCCATCGCAGGGGTCCAAGCGGCTGGCATCGTCCCCAGCACCCCCAGTCTCACCATCGGAGGATGCACCGTGGGGCCGCCCATCGTCTGCAACGGTACTGGCTTTCCCACCAACAACGGCACCAACGCGGCCGGCCCTACGTTCATCAACTACGGCCTACCCAACGACGTCACCACCGACAACGCCGTAGCCAAAGTGGACTATCAGATCAATCAACGTCACTCGATCAACGGTCTGTATTTCTTCGGCAACAACAACGGAACCGTCTCCGACGCCAACCAGCTCCAGACCAAGTGGCTGACCCAGATCCATACTCGCGCCCAGGTCGTTGGAGCGAGTTGGACCTGGATCCTCAACCCACGCTGGCTTAACGAAGCCCGCTTTGGCTACAACACCGTCTATCAGCCCACCTTCGTCAACGACCGCGACAAACCAGCCTCTTCCTACGGCCTCAACACCGGCGTCACCAATCCGCTGTATTTCGGTCTGCCGCGCGTCAACATCTCCGACTTCTTCCCCGCGCTGAACGAGCTGGGCGGATTCAACTGGCCGAAGATTCAGGGGCCCGACCGGAGGTTCCAGTTCATCGATCACGTCTCCTACACCGTCGGCAAACACGCCTACAAATTTGGCGGCGAGATACACCGCGATAGCTTCACCGGCGGAGCATATGCCGGTAGCCGCGGCCGCATCAAGTTCGGCTTCGGCACCGACGCATTCCCCGGCGCAACGCCGCTTGAAGACTTCTTCGCCGGTGTGCCCGCATCCGGCAGTCTGCTTAGCGGAGACCCCACCCGGCAGATTCACAACTGGGGATTCGCCGGCTTCGGCCAGGACGACTGGCGGCTCACCAAGAACCTTACGTTCAACCTCGGCCTTCGCTACGAACTCAACACCGTCGTCAAGGAGGCAAACAATTTGCTCGGCAACTTCGATCCCAGCGTAGGGCTGGTTCAGGTGGGCAAGGGCATCAGCGGCCCCTACAACGGCGAGCATTACAACTTCGCCCCACGCGTGGGATTCGCCTGGGACATCGGCGGAAACGGCAGAACCGTGCTGCGCGGCGGTGCTGGGCTCATCTACGAAACCGTCAACTGGGAGTCCTTCCTTGCTTTGAACAACTCCCTCGGCATCAGCACGATCCCCACCGGCGCGATGGGTGTAGGTCCCAACGGCGGCCAGGGAACCGGTTCGATCGCCGTCGGCACCGTCAACTTCACGGGCTCCGCCCTCAACTGGAACGCCGGTTACAACAGCGGCCCGTCTACTGTCTTCCCAACCGGCGTGATCAACTGCGGCGCCAACCCCTGCAGCATTCTCGGCATGGTGCAAAACTTCCGCACGCCGCAGGTCTATAGCTGGAACATTAACGTCCAGCACTCCTTCCGGCCCGACCTTGTGCTTGAGGCCGCCTACGTTGGCAACCATGGGCAAAAGCTCGTCGGTATTCACGACATCAACCAGAACGTTCCCTCGGCGGACTTCAATCACGATGAACAGTCCGGCCGCCCCTTCAACGCTCTCTATCCCTATCTCAGCTTCATCTATCAGATGGGCAACATCTATCGATCCAACTATGACGGTCTGCAGATGACCATGACTGCTCGCAACTATCACCACTTCACCGCCGTTGCCGGCTACACCTACTCTCACTCGCTCGACAACGTGGGCGCAAACTGGGACTTCGGCGCCGGTTCAGGCATCCCGCAGGACAGCACCCATCCTCAGCGCGAGTACGCCAGCAGCGACTTTGACATCCGCCACCGCTTCACCCTCACCACCACCTACGCCATCCCCGGCCGAAAATCGTTCCTTCAAGCCCTCGAAGGCTGGCAGGTGAACTCCATCATCAGCCTCTATGGAGCTCAGCCCTGGGGTCCCATCGATACCGGCAACGACTTCAGTCAAACCGGAGAAGGGGTCGACCGCTGGGACTTCTTCGGCAACCCCCGCGACTTCAAGTCAGGGGGCGCGGTCGGTACCCCTTACCTTGCGGGCGCCGATGCTGTCAACGATCCAGTCTGCATGGCCCACGCCCGTTCGATCACCACTCTGGGTATCGGCGGTTGCTACAGATCGGGAAACTCCGTCATGACTCCAGCTGCGCTTGGAACCTTCGGCACGATGGGACGCAATACATTCCGCGACACCGGCTACAAAAACTGGGACTTCTCCGTCGATAAGAACTGGCACTTCCACGACCGCTACGCAGCGCAGTTCCGCGCGGAGTTGTTCAACTTCACCAACCATCCCAACTTCGCCAATCCCTTCGGCGGCCAGAACGGTTGGGGTCACAACGATCCCTCCGTCCCAGGCCAGTTCGGCTGCGGCTGCGCGACCCCGGACGTAGCTGCCTCAAACCCTGTCATTGGCTCAGGGGGCAGTCGCGCCGTGCAACTCGGCCTCAAGCTTTCCTTCTAG
- a CDS encoding NAD-dependent succinate-semialdehyde dehydrogenase — protein MGIASINPATGEVMKTFDPLTDKELATKLDKAAAAFVLHRETSFAYRAERMIKAAEILEDEKDQFGRLMSLEMGKPIQAAIDEAVKSAWACRYYAEHAERFLADEAVETSANRSYIRYQPLGPVLAIMPWNYPFWQVIRFVAPALMAGNVGLLKHASNVPQSALAVEDVFLRAGFAEGVFQTLLVGASKVEGILADPRIAAATLTGSEGAGVQVGISAAKSIKKVVLELGGSDPYIVMKSANFSEAVATAVKARVANNGQSCIAAKRFIVEDSIADRFEKEFVARMEALKVGDPLDRTTELGPLASTSAVEDLHRDVQKSVDAGARLLTGGKPIPGKGSFYPPTVLTDIPRNSPAYSEEFFGPVATIFRVKDAEEAIRIANDTRFGLGASVWTQDEAERDHLIQELEAGMVFVNKMVASDPRVPFGGVKQSGFGRELGPFGIREFTNVKTVWIEK, from the coding sequence ATGGGCATTGCAAGCATCAATCCGGCCACCGGCGAAGTAATGAAAACCTTTGATCCGCTGACCGACAAGGAGTTGGCGACGAAGCTCGATAAGGCTGCCGCAGCGTTTGTCCTTCATCGTGAAACCAGCTTCGCCTATCGCGCGGAACGGATGATTAAAGCGGCAGAGATTCTCGAAGATGAGAAGGACCAGTTTGGCCGCCTGATGAGTCTGGAGATGGGAAAACCCATCCAGGCTGCAATCGATGAGGCCGTCAAAAGTGCCTGGGCCTGCCGCTACTACGCGGAACACGCCGAGCGTTTTCTGGCGGACGAGGCGGTCGAGACCAGCGCAAACCGCAGCTACATTCGTTATCAACCGCTGGGGCCAGTTCTCGCGATCATGCCGTGGAACTATCCTTTCTGGCAGGTGATCCGCTTTGTCGCTCCGGCGCTGATGGCCGGTAACGTCGGACTGCTTAAGCACGCCTCCAATGTTCCGCAGAGCGCGCTGGCCGTGGAAGATGTCTTTCTTCGCGCGGGCTTCGCTGAGGGTGTCTTTCAAACTCTATTGGTTGGCGCTTCAAAGGTAGAGGGCATTCTGGCCGACCCGCGCATCGCAGCGGCAACGCTTACAGGAAGTGAAGGCGCGGGAGTTCAGGTTGGCATCTCTGCAGCCAAAAGCATCAAAAAAGTCGTGCTGGAGCTGGGCGGGAGCGATCCTTACATCGTGATGAAGTCGGCCAACTTTTCCGAAGCCGTCGCAACAGCGGTCAAGGCACGGGTTGCAAATAACGGCCAGTCCTGCATCGCAGCTAAGAGATTTATCGTGGAGGATTCCATCGCCGACAGGTTTGAGAAGGAGTTTGTGGCGCGTATGGAAGCACTGAAGGTTGGGGATCCATTAGATCGGACGACGGAACTTGGCCCACTTGCGTCTACCAGTGCTGTCGAGGATCTGCACCGCGATGTGCAGAAGTCAGTCGATGCGGGCGCAAGGCTGCTGACCGGAGGCAAGCCGATTCCAGGAAAGGGCAGTTTTTATCCGCCAACAGTCCTGACTGACATCCCACGAAATTCTCCCGCATATAGCGAAGAGTTCTTCGGCCCGGTCGCGACTATCTTCCGCGTGAAGGATGCAGAGGAGGCAATCCGCATCGCCAACGACACGCGCTTCGGTCTGGGTGCAAGTGTGTGGACCCAGGACGAGGCGGAACGAGACCATCTGATCCAGGAGTTGGAGGCGGGAATGGTCTTCGTCAACAAGATGGTCGCCTCCGACCCGCGGGTTCCGTTTGGCGGGGTCAAGCAGTCTGGATTCGGACGCGAACTGGGCCCCTTCGGCATTCGCGAGTTCACGAATGTCAAAACTGTATGGATTGAGAAATAG
- a CDS encoding FadR/GntR family transcriptional regulator translates to MQQIEQSIQEGKLKPGDQLPAERELAQEFGVSRTAVREAVKTLSEKGLVEAYSGRGTFVSTGKSQAIRHSLNSFLKSGDLEDSDYVAEMREILEPEFTALAATRIEEQHLVMMREAVAVMDRSMKNPDAYIEADLDFHLALAEAAGNPLILSLLDSLVGVLREQRLGIFSVTGGPERGQVHHKLILEAIEKRSASGARKAMRAHLQQVHQDSKVSAVMKTKSPKGHSS, encoded by the coding sequence GTGCAGCAGATCGAGCAGTCGATCCAGGAAGGAAAGCTGAAACCGGGGGACCAGCTGCCGGCAGAACGGGAGTTAGCTCAGGAGTTTGGTGTCAGCCGCACGGCTGTGCGCGAAGCAGTGAAGACCCTGAGCGAAAAGGGGCTGGTCGAAGCGTACTCAGGCCGCGGCACGTTTGTCAGCACTGGCAAGTCCCAGGCTATACGCCATTCCCTGAACTCCTTTCTCAAGAGCGGCGACCTCGAAGACTCTGACTATGTTGCGGAGATGCGTGAGATTCTAGAACCCGAGTTCACGGCACTCGCCGCGACGCGTATCGAAGAACAACACCTGGTCATGATGCGAGAGGCTGTGGCCGTGATGGACCGCAGCATGAAAAATCCTGATGCCTATATTGAAGCCGATCTCGACTTCCATTTAGCGCTGGCGGAGGCCGCTGGAAATCCACTCATCCTATCCTTGCTCGATTCTCTCGTGGGTGTCCTGCGTGAGCAGCGGCTGGGAATCTTCTCTGTTACTGGCGGCCCGGAGCGGGGTCAGGTGCATCACAAGCTGATCCTCGAAGCGATCGAAAAGAGGAGTGCCAGCGGTGCACGCAAAGCGATGCGTGCTCACCTGCAACAGGTGCACCAGGATTCGAAGGTTTCTGCAGTTATGAAAACCAAATCACCTAAGGGGCATTCCTCTTAA
- a CDS encoding NAD(P)-dependent oxidoreductase — protein MANLGFIGLGVMGSEMVDRLLAKGHTVTGYNRTRSKAERLIAKGMKFAESPREVAEAADVVLSMVTNGLALKGIAEGPNGFLAGLSAGKILVDISTVGPDLSREIAEKVRALGADMLDAPVSGSVITLQQGNLSVMVGGRVETFEKVKPILLDIGPKVTLVGGNGLALSMKIASNLSLAVQMLAFSEGVLLAEKSGIKREVAVDVLTHSAIASPMIKYRGPFVLQQPEEAWFDVNMMQKDMLLALDLGRQLNVPLPTTAVTNEFLTAARAMNWAKLDFAVIFDVLAKLSGIDTGVGR, from the coding sequence ATGGCGAACCTCGGCTTTATTGGCCTCGGAGTAATGGGCAGTGAGATGGTGGACAGGCTCTTGGCGAAGGGCCACACAGTGACCGGGTACAACCGGACACGGTCCAAAGCGGAACGACTTATCGCGAAGGGAATGAAGTTCGCAGAGTCTCCGCGCGAGGTAGCCGAAGCAGCCGATGTCGTTCTCTCTATGGTGACGAACGGCCTCGCATTGAAAGGTATCGCAGAAGGCCCGAACGGCTTCCTCGCTGGCCTCAGCGCAGGAAAGATCCTGGTCGACATCAGCACCGTTGGGCCGGATCTAAGTCGCGAGATCGCGGAAAAGGTCCGGGCTCTTGGTGCAGACATGCTGGATGCTCCTGTCTCCGGAAGCGTTATTACTCTTCAGCAAGGCAATCTCTCCGTGATGGTAGGCGGAAGAGTTGAGACCTTCGAGAAGGTCAAGCCGATTCTGTTGGATATAGGTCCCAAGGTGACGCTCGTCGGCGGCAATGGACTGGCGCTGTCCATGAAGATTGCTTCGAATCTGAGCCTTGCCGTGCAGATGCTGGCCTTCTCCGAAGGCGTGCTGCTGGCCGAGAAGAGCGGCATCAAGCGCGAAGTTGCCGTGGACGTGCTCACTCACAGCGCCATCGCCTCTCCCATGATCAAGTACCGCGGGCCCTTCGTTCTTCAACAGCCGGAGGAGGCCTGGTTCGACGTGAACATGATGCAGAAGGATATGTTGCTTGCGCTGGATCTTGGACGGCAGCTGAATGTGCCGCTCCCTACCACTGCGGTTACCAATGAATTTCTAACTGCTGCACGGGCCATGAACTGGGCCAAGCTGGACTTCGCCGTAATCTTCGATGTTCTCGCGAAACTATCTGGCATCGACACAGGAGTTGGAAGATGA
- a CDS encoding thiamine pyrophosphate-dependent dehydrogenase E1 component subunit alpha → MTPQTAEAINTFSKELALHAYRQMVRIRMFEEQVNELYTRALMPGLAHLYSGEEAIAVGICEALKKEDYVTSTHRGHGHCLAKGATPNLMFAELLGKEAGYCHGKGGSMHIADPATGNLGANAIVGGSMGIATGAAFSAKYLNNGLVAVCFFGEGALGQGLLYEVLNIAQLWKLPVIYVCENNLYNEYTHYSETTAGDICARATAFGVKAESVDGQDVQAVYSKAKQLIDAARAGDGPAFLLCNTYRYTGHHVGDINRDYYRTKQEEQEWKTRRDPILLHGERLLQEGLTDKATLDALESEVREEMKAAVEFAIAAPYPALEEVEMHVYA, encoded by the coding sequence ATGACACCCCAAACCGCAGAAGCCATAAACACGTTCAGCAAAGAACTGGCGCTCCACGCCTACCGCCAGATGGTCCGCATCCGCATGTTCGAAGAGCAGGTGAACGAGCTCTACACCCGCGCGTTGATGCCTGGACTCGCTCACTTGTACAGCGGCGAAGAGGCCATTGCTGTCGGAATCTGCGAAGCTCTCAAAAAAGAAGACTACGTCACCAGCACACATCGTGGGCACGGTCACTGCTTAGCCAAAGGCGCTACGCCAAATCTCATGTTTGCGGAACTTCTAGGAAAGGAAGCGGGATACTGCCATGGCAAAGGCGGCTCGATGCACATCGCCGATCCCGCCACCGGCAACCTGGGCGCAAATGCGATCGTCGGTGGCAGCATGGGCATCGCTACAGGTGCTGCCTTCTCCGCAAAGTACCTGAACAACGGCCTGGTTGCCGTTTGTTTTTTTGGCGAAGGAGCGCTGGGGCAGGGCCTGCTCTACGAGGTACTAAACATCGCCCAGCTCTGGAAGCTTCCTGTGATCTACGTCTGCGAAAACAATCTCTACAACGAGTACACGCACTACAGTGAGACCACAGCGGGAGACATCTGCGCTCGCGCCACCGCATTCGGCGTGAAGGCCGAGAGTGTGGATGGCCAGGACGTGCAGGCCGTCTACAGTAAGGCGAAGCAGCTCATTGACGCTGCGAGAGCCGGCGACGGGCCGGCTTTTCTTCTCTGCAATACGTATCGCTACACCGGCCATCACGTGGGCGACATCAATCGCGACTACTACCGCACCAAGCAGGAAGAACAGGAATGGAAGACGCGCCGGGATCCCATCCTGCTTCATGGCGAACGGCTCCTCCAAGAAGGGCTCACCGATAAAGCTACGCTTGACGCGCTTGAGAGTGAAGTTCGAGAAGAGATGAAAGCCGCTGTGGAGTTTGCGATCGCCGCTCCATACCCCGCGTTAGAAGAAGTGGAGATGCACGTCTATGCCTGA
- a CDS encoding alpha-ketoacid dehydrogenase subunit beta produces MPETTDRELTFAQAVREALAEEMRHDSRVCILGEDVAEAGTPFKVLSGLVEEFGTNRVFDTPISEAGFTGIAVGAAMTGIRPVVDIMFGDFLTLTMDQMVNQAAKIHYMSGGKWKVPMVLRTTLGASRRSAAQHSQSLHAWLCHVPGLKVVIPSTPADAKGLLKTAIRDENPIIFFEDKMMHHKLKGLVPTGEYTIPLGVADIKRVGKDITLVATSSMVQVALGAADMLAEIGISAEVVDPRTLWPLDEKTLIDSAKKTSRAIVIDEGYGRYGVTSELASVISEGAFYDLDGPVLRMGAMHVPIPFSPPLEDLTVPTEKMLFDAAKKLCSKS; encoded by the coding sequence ATGCCTGAGACTACTGACCGTGAACTGACCTTTGCCCAAGCTGTAAGGGAAGCTCTCGCCGAAGAGATGCGTCATGACTCGCGAGTCTGCATCCTTGGCGAAGACGTGGCCGAAGCTGGAACCCCTTTCAAAGTATTGTCTGGACTGGTCGAAGAGTTCGGCACGAATCGTGTCTTCGACACACCCATCTCGGAGGCCGGGTTTACCGGCATAGCCGTCGGCGCTGCCATGACTGGGATTCGTCCCGTCGTCGACATCATGTTCGGGGACTTTCTTACCCTGACGATGGACCAGATGGTCAATCAGGCTGCGAAGATCCACTACATGTCGGGGGGCAAGTGGAAGGTGCCGATGGTTCTGCGCACAACACTCGGAGCCAGCCGGCGCTCTGCCGCTCAACATTCACAGTCTCTCCACGCATGGCTATGCCACGTGCCCGGACTGAAGGTTGTGATTCCATCTACTCCAGCTGACGCGAAAGGCCTTTTAAAGACCGCGATTCGCGATGAGAACCCCATCATCTTCTTCGAAGACAAGATGATGCACCACAAGCTGAAAGGCCTCGTGCCGACCGGCGAATACACCATCCCTCTCGGAGTTGCGGATATAAAGCGCGTCGGCAAAGACATCACACTGGTAGCGACCAGCAGCATGGTGCAGGTAGCACTGGGAGCGGCAGATATGCTCGCGGAGATCGGCATCAGCGCAGAGGTTGTCGACCCGCGAACTCTCTGGCCGCTGGATGAAAAGACGCTCATCGATTCTGCGAAGAAAACATCCCGGGCGATTGTGATTGATGAAGGGTACGGCCGCTACGGTGTGACCTCGGAGTTGGCATCAGTGATCTCGGAAGGTGCTTTTTATGATCTCGACGGCCCGGTGCTTCGCATGGGAGCAATGCACGTTCCCATCCCCTTCTCGCCCCCGCTTGAGGACCTGACCGTACCGACCGAGAAGATGCTCTTTGACGCAGCGAAGAAGCTTTGCAGCAAATCGTAG